The Paracoccus sediminicola genome has a segment encoding these proteins:
- a CDS encoding RidA family protein yields the protein MAGQTIHPEGWAPALGYANGMLMPDGTLHVGGQIGWNRDKKFETGDFIGQMEQTLSNIVEIVRAAGGDVPDIGRLTWFVKDKSTYLAHQREIGDAYRRVMGRHFPAMSLVVVADLVEDEALIEIEATAFIGTESNP from the coding sequence ATGGCGGGACAGACGATCCACCCCGAGGGATGGGCTCCGGCGCTGGGCTATGCGAACGGCATGTTGATGCCGGATGGGACGCTGCATGTCGGGGGTCAGATTGGCTGGAATCGCGACAAGAAGTTCGAGACCGGCGACTTCATCGGCCAGATGGAACAGACGTTGAGCAACATCGTCGAGATCGTCCGCGCTGCGGGCGGAGACGTGCCGGATATCGGTCGCCTGACATGGTTCGTGAAGGACAAATCCACCTATCTCGCGCATCAGCGTGAAATCGGCGACGCCTATCGCCGCGTGATGGGCCGGCATTTCCCGGCCATGTCGCTGGTTGTGGTGGCCGATCTCGTCGAGGACGAAGCTCTGATCGAGATCGAGGCGACCGCCTTCATCGGCACTGAGTCTAATCCCTAG
- a CDS encoding HAD family hydrolase yields the protein MKSCQNPSLTDFAGAVFDLDGTLVDSEPAWARAKNIVAERHGRRITAAQLEASIGRSMDDLVAEVFAPSDKGAARAIEEEIFTEADNWLPQLRTPIAGAAAFLRDVKGLGLVVAICSSSPERLIRDALAELRVSDSVDLVVSADPLPRRKPDPMPYSVTADRLGRAPARLIAFEDAVAGARSAKDAGLFTVAVGPEAGRDGLRFCDLRAPDYRALRRLFSL from the coding sequence ATGAAATCCTGCCAGAATCCATCCCTGACCGATTTTGCCGGTGCGGTGTTCGATCTCGACGGCACGCTGGTTGACAGCGAACCCGCATGGGCGCGCGCCAAGAACATCGTCGCCGAGCGCCATGGGCGCAGGATCACCGCCGCCCAGCTCGAAGCCAGCATTGGGCGTAGCATGGACGATCTCGTTGCCGAAGTGTTTGCCCCCTCCGACAAGGGCGCTGCCCGCGCCATCGAGGAGGAGATCTTTACCGAGGCGGATAATTGGCTGCCTCAGCTTCGCACGCCTATTGCGGGAGCGGCAGCGTTTCTCCGCGACGTGAAGGGGCTGGGTCTGGTCGTCGCGATATGCTCGTCCTCGCCCGAGCGGTTGATCCGAGATGCACTCGCCGAGCTGCGCGTTTCGGATTCTGTCGATCTTGTGGTCTCTGCCGACCCACTGCCACGCCGAAAGCCCGATCCGATGCCATATAGCGTCACGGCAGACCGGCTCGGCCGCGCTCCGGCAAGGTTGATCGCCTTCGAGGATGCGGTCGCCGGGGCGCGCTCGGCCAAGGATGCGGGGCTGTTCACGGTGGCAGTCGGCCCCGAGGCCGGGCGTGATGGGCTTCGCTTCTGCGATCTCCGCGCCCCGGATTATCGGGCCCTTCGTCGCCTGTTTTCGCTCTGA